The sequence AACTTTTTGGCTGAGGCAAAAGATATAGAAAATTTAAACGGCAGTAATTCTTTAAGGACAATATTGTTCCTTGGAACAGGAGTAATCGGTGTTTTTTCTCTTATTTTTTTATTTTATACAAATAGCTTTTTGATTAAACAACGTAAAAAAGAATTTGGTTTGTTTAATATACTTGGAATGGAAAAAAAACATATTGCAAGAATTATGTTTTATGAAACAATATTTATTGCCTTTTTATGTATTTTTATAGGAATACTGGCAGGGATACTTTTAAGCAAACTAATGATTTTGCTTCTATTTAAAATTATTTCTTTTAGAGTTGTTTTCGGATTTGAAATACCCGCCGGAGCTGTTTTATTAACAATGGTTTTATTTGCAGGAATTTTCATGTTAAACCTTATCTACAATATATTCCAGGTACATTTGTCTAAACCTATTGAACTGTTAAAAGGCGGCAATGCAGGTGAAAAAGAGCCTAAGATAAAATGGGTTTTAACAGTTATAGGAGCATTATCCCTGGGTATAGGTTATTATATTGCATTAGCAACAGAATCTCCCTTGGAAGCAATAAATATATTTTTCGTGGCTGTGCTTTTCGTCATAACTGGCACCTATTGTTTGTTTATTGCAGGAAGTATAGCATTATTAAAGATACTTCGAAAAAATAAAAATTATTATTATAATATCAAACATTTTATTTCAGTTTCAGGTATGATCTACAGAATGAAACGAAATGCTGCAGGACTGGCTAGTATTTGTATCCTGTCAACAGCAGTAATTGTCATGATATCCACTACAGTTTCGCTGTATACAGGAATAGAGGACGTCTTAAGGACCAGATATCCGAGGAATATAATTGTTACCATTACTGATATTTCAGAACAACAGGTAGAAAAGCTGGATACTATTATTGAAGAGCAGGTAACTTTAATTAACGCCGTTAAGAAGGATGTCATTCGTTATCGCTATAAAAATTTTCTCACAATCCAGAATGGTACTGATTTTACTACCGCAAAGGAAGAATATTATCCCGGCAGCAATGTGGCATCAGTAACATTTATTACTCTTCAAGACTATAACAAAATGGAAAACCAGTCTGTTTCACTATCAGAGGGTGAAGCCTTTTTATATACCCTTAGAGGTAATATTCCCGGTGATGATTTAGACTTTAACGGATATAAAATATCAGTAAAAGAGCGCCTTCCTTCTCTAAATGTAGAAGGAAGAATGTCGGCTGTGTTGTATAACAATTATTATTTGGTAGTAAGTGATATAAGTACAATTAAAGAAATATATAACCGGCTTCATGGAAATGATGATATAATGGAAGAGCTTTCATATTATTATGCTTTTGATATGGAGAGTAGTGGTGATTCTCAGATAAATCTCGTAAAGGAACTACAAAAGGCTATCAACAATTTAGGTCTGAAAGGT comes from Clostridiaceae bacterium and encodes:
- a CDS encoding ABC transporter permease, whose amino-acid sequence is MNRFFYQKLAVNNIKKNAKAYMPYILACIGTIIMFYNINFLAEAKDIENLNGSNSLRTILFLGTGVIGVFSLIFLFYTNSFLIKQRKKEFGLFNILGMEKKHIARIMFYETIFIAFLCIFIGILAGILLSKLMILLLFKIISFRVVFGFEIPAGAVLLTMVLFAGIFMLNLIYNIFQVHLSKPIELLKGGNAGEKEPKIKWVLTVIGALSLGIGYYIALATESPLEAINIFFVAVLFVITGTYCLFIAGSIALLKILRKNKNYYYNIKHFISVSGMIYRMKRNAAGLASICILSTAVIVMISTTVSLYTGIEDVLRTRYPRNIIVTITDISEQQVEKLDTIIEEQVTLINAVKKDVIRYRYKNFLTIQNGTDFTTAKEEYYPGSNVASVTFITLQDYNKMENQSVSLSEGEAFLYTLRGNIPGDDLDFNGYKISVKERLPSLNVEGRMSAVLYNNYYLVVSDISTIKEIYNRLHGNDDIMEELSYYYAFDMESSGDSQINLVKELQKAINNLGLKGYVEGPEIARESFYSLYGGLFFLGIFLGLLFIMATVLIIYYKQVVEGHEDKERFEIMQKVGLSREEIKKSIHSQVLTVFFLPLVTAVIHIAFAFKVITKLLVILNLTNIPLFALCTALTILVFALFYAMVYALTAKTYYKIVS